One segment of Stenotrophomonas sp. SAU14A_NAIMI4_8 DNA contains the following:
- a CDS encoding glycoside hydrolase family 97 protein, with protein MPAFSVAVRAMFAPVFGMALLGLAVVAQAAPQVTRVESPGKVLAVSLVLDGGTARYRVERLGAPVVDDSKLGFVLRDGRLDRDFVQLGEQRRSVDETWEQPWGERRVTRNHFNELTVQLAESTGSKRRVDVVFRVYDDGLGFRYAFPEQPNLREAIIDDEVTEFAIAPDSTAWWIPAGEPIHYEYLYQRTPLREVPLVHTPMTLRSVDGLHVAIHEAALVDYAGMWLRRTEGQRLRAELSPSAEGWKVRRSLPFATPWRTLQIADRAGGLVESDLILNLNEPNALGDVSWVKPAKYLGVWWSMHLDNESWATGPKHAATTAKTKKVIDFAAAHGFRGVLVEGWNPGWDGMWVGNGYDFDFTRATADFDIEALSAYGLKKGVHLIGHHETGCAIEHYEDQLDAALDLYARLGVDQFKTGYVCDDGQVDRRNPAGGPLWREWHDGQFMARHHLKVVQEAAQRHLSVNPHEPIKDTGLRRTYPNWISREGARGMEYNAWGQPPNPPEHEVNLVFTRMLSGPMDYTPGILSLKGRHGQAIPSTLARQLALYVVLYSPIQMAADLPEHYLQHREAFRFIEDVAVDWEQSRVLDGEVGDYVTLVRRDRNSRDWFLGSITDEHGRVLPVSLGFLEPGVRYRAEIYRDGDGADFRSNPFAFKRETREVTSADALTLVLAPGGGQAIRFTPVH; from the coding sequence ATGCCGGCTTTTTCTGTTGCAGTCCGCGCGATGTTCGCGCCGGTGTTCGGCATGGCCCTGCTGGGTCTGGCGGTGGTGGCCCAGGCCGCGCCGCAGGTCACCCGGGTGGAATCGCCGGGCAAGGTGCTGGCGGTCAGCCTGGTGCTCGATGGCGGTACCGCGCGCTACCGGGTGGAACGCCTGGGCGCGCCCGTGGTGGACGATTCCAAGCTGGGCTTCGTGCTGCGCGACGGCCGCCTGGACCGTGATTTCGTCCAGCTGGGCGAACAGCGGCGCAGCGTGGACGAGACCTGGGAACAGCCCTGGGGCGAGCGCCGCGTCACCCGCAACCACTTCAATGAACTGACCGTGCAGCTGGCCGAGAGCACCGGCAGCAAGCGCCGCGTGGACGTGGTGTTCCGCGTCTACGACGACGGCCTGGGCTTCCGCTATGCGTTCCCCGAACAGCCCAACCTGCGCGAAGCGATCATCGATGACGAGGTGACCGAGTTCGCCATCGCGCCGGATTCCACTGCGTGGTGGATTCCGGCCGGCGAGCCGATCCACTACGAGTACCTGTACCAGCGCACGCCGCTGCGCGAGGTGCCGCTGGTGCACACGCCGATGACCCTGCGCAGCGTGGATGGCCTGCACGTGGCCATCCACGAGGCTGCGCTGGTGGACTACGCCGGCATGTGGCTGCGCCGTACCGAAGGCCAGCGCCTGCGCGCCGAGCTTTCGCCTTCGGCCGAAGGCTGGAAGGTGCGCCGCAGCCTGCCCTTCGCCACGCCGTGGCGCACGCTGCAGATTGCCGACCGCGCCGGCGGCCTGGTCGAATCGGACCTGATCCTCAACCTCAACGAACCCAACGCGCTGGGTGATGTGAGCTGGGTGAAGCCGGCCAAGTACCTGGGCGTCTGGTGGTCGATGCACCTGGACAACGAAAGCTGGGCCACCGGCCCGAAGCATGCCGCTACCACCGCCAAGACGAAGAAGGTAATCGACTTCGCCGCCGCGCACGGCTTCCGTGGCGTGCTGGTGGAAGGCTGGAACCCCGGCTGGGACGGCATGTGGGTGGGCAATGGCTATGACTTCGATTTCACCCGCGCCACCGCCGATTTCGATATCGAAGCGCTGTCGGCCTACGGTCTGAAGAAGGGCGTGCACCTGATCGGCCACCACGAAACCGGCTGCGCCATCGAACACTACGAAGACCAGCTGGACGCCGCGCTGGACCTGTATGCGCGCCTGGGCGTGGATCAGTTCAAGACCGGCTACGTCTGCGATGACGGCCAGGTGGACCGCCGCAACCCGGCCGGCGGCCCGCTGTGGCGCGAGTGGCATGACGGCCAGTTCATGGCCCGCCACCACCTGAAGGTGGTGCAGGAGGCCGCACAGCGGCACCTGTCGGTGAACCCGCACGAGCCGATCAAGGACACCGGACTGCGCCGCACCTACCCCAACTGGATCTCGCGCGAAGGCGCGCGCGGCATGGAATACAACGCCTGGGGCCAGCCGCCGAACCCGCCCGAACATGAGGTCAACCTGGTGTTCACCCGCATGCTGTCCGGGCCGATGGATTACACCCCCGGCATCCTCAGCCTGAAGGGCCGCCACGGCCAGGCCATTCCCAGCACCCTGGCCCGCCAGCTGGCGCTGTACGTGGTGCTGTACAGCCCGATCCAGATGGCCGCCGACCTGCCCGAGCATTACCTGCAGCACCGCGAGGCGTTCCGCTTCATCGAAGACGTGGCGGTGGACTGGGAACAGAGCCGCGTGCTGGATGGCGAGGTGGGCGACTACGTGACCCTGGTGCGCCGCGACCGCAACAGCCGCGACTGGTTCCTGGGCAGCATCACCGACGAACACGGCCGCGTGCTGCCGGTGTCGCTGGGCTTCCTGGAACCGGGCGTGCGCTACCGCGCCGAGATCTACCGCGACGGCGACGGTGCGGACTTCCGCAGCAACCCGTTCGCGTTCAAGCGCGAGACGCGTGAAGTCACCAGCGCCGATGCCCTGACCCTGGTGCTGGCACCGGGCGGTGGCCAGGCGATCCGCTTCACGCCGGTGCACTGA
- a CDS encoding Six-hairpin glycosidase-like protein yields MLKIICLTAALGAALGTTAHAADLEFNGRHARAETAAKGSFVLHAPKGEVRIAAAPMRSQTGSVMFDALFALAQQEMDQDRVDAIRDPAFDEGRPVPCDCFQTGARWPYVWTRDVSFAADLALAKLDPQRTRQSLQFKLSAARDGHTPGLFVAQDTGSGGSWPISSDRVVWFLAARHLLDDAAFADQVWQALQGTLAQDRAMVFDPQMGLYRGETSFLDWREQTYPDWTRENVRFIGDSYALSTNVLHYQALRLGQQMAAQLGDERAEQYKAWADALALQIDARFWRQDMGQYMSYIGEAAHPVPYAKVDLLGLSLGILADVLPAERAQRALAAYPMGPAGSPVVWPQEAQQPIYHNRAIWPFVSAYSLRAARKLDDAPRIAAEIRSLMQGAALAGSNMENYELVSQAVHVDEGALSGPVVNSERQLWSVAGYLAMVTEGVFGVQDDGSVQPKLPASLVPELFGKQRRITLDANGKRYVLERPKQVGDGLLVAGKVKTRGTTTTVQLVAAPSRALPASTADANARAPATPAAPQARRSGKGWTVPVAEGQVLWQDGRALTAISKGVARIGDDGLQHCLSLTRRDGALESLHSPMLCVGPQQVLRGARQWQFTAAKAGLVRLRLQYTNPNGPINTGVTAAVKQLAVQCAGQPAQRLTVTLPHSVAAQDSTAATFSVPKERCTVKLEEGFNMSALQHFAHYTGGKGGRDGVLNQAQVQALKVAPVAAVEGSR; encoded by the coding sequence ATGCTGAAGATCATTTGCCTGACGGCTGCCCTGGGGGCAGCGCTGGGAACGACCGCGCACGCGGCCGACCTGGAATTCAACGGCCGCCACGCGCGTGCCGAAACCGCTGCCAAGGGCAGCTTCGTGCTGCACGCGCCCAAGGGCGAGGTGCGCATTGCCGCCGCGCCCATGCGCAGCCAGACCGGCAGCGTGATGTTCGATGCGCTGTTCGCCCTGGCCCAGCAGGAAATGGACCAGGACCGCGTGGACGCGATCCGCGATCCGGCCTTCGATGAAGGCCGCCCGGTGCCCTGCGACTGCTTCCAGACCGGCGCGCGCTGGCCGTACGTGTGGACCCGCGATGTCAGCTTCGCCGCCGACCTGGCCCTGGCGAAACTGGACCCGCAGCGCACCCGGCAGTCGCTGCAGTTCAAGTTGTCGGCGGCGCGCGATGGCCATACCCCTGGCCTGTTCGTGGCCCAGGACACCGGCTCGGGCGGCAGCTGGCCGATCAGCAGCGACCGGGTGGTGTGGTTCCTGGCCGCGCGCCATCTGCTGGATGATGCGGCCTTCGCCGATCAGGTCTGGCAGGCGCTGCAGGGCACGTTGGCGCAGGACCGGGCGATGGTGTTCGACCCGCAGATGGGCCTGTACCGCGGCGAGACTTCGTTCCTGGATTGGCGCGAGCAGACCTACCCGGATTGGACGCGGGAGAACGTGCGCTTCATCGGCGATTCCTACGCGCTGTCCACCAACGTGCTGCATTACCAGGCCCTGCGCCTGGGCCAGCAGATGGCCGCGCAGCTGGGCGATGAGCGCGCCGAGCAGTACAAGGCCTGGGCCGATGCGCTGGCGCTGCAGATCGATGCACGCTTCTGGCGCCAGGACATGGGCCAGTACATGAGCTACATCGGCGAAGCGGCGCACCCGGTGCCGTACGCCAAGGTGGACCTGCTGGGCCTGTCGCTGGGCATCCTGGCCGACGTGCTGCCCGCCGAGCGCGCACAGCGTGCGCTGGCCGCTTACCCGATGGGGCCGGCCGGCAGCCCGGTGGTGTGGCCGCAGGAAGCGCAGCAGCCGATCTACCACAACCGCGCCATCTGGCCGTTCGTCAGCGCCTATTCGCTGCGCGCCGCGCGCAAGCTGGACGATGCACCGCGCATCGCCGCCGAGATCCGCTCGCTGATGCAGGGCGCGGCGCTGGCCGGTTCCAACATGGAAAACTACGAACTGGTCAGCCAGGCCGTGCATGTGGACGAAGGCGCGCTGAGCGGGCCGGTGGTCAATTCCGAGCGCCAGCTGTGGTCGGTGGCCGGCTACCTGGCCATGGTCACCGAAGGGGTGTTTGGCGTGCAGGATGATGGCAGCGTGCAGCCCAAACTGCCGGCCAGCCTGGTGCCCGAACTATTCGGCAAGCAGCGCCGCATCACCCTGGACGCCAACGGCAAGCGCTACGTGCTGGAGCGCCCGAAGCAGGTGGGTGATGGCCTGCTGGTGGCCGGCAAGGTGAAGACGCGCGGCACCACCACCACGGTGCAGCTGGTGGCCGCGCCGTCGCGCGCGTTGCCCGCCAGCACCGCCGATGCCAACGCGCGCGCGCCGGCCACCCCGGCCGCACCGCAGGCGCGGCGCAGCGGCAAGGGCTGGACCGTACCGGTGGCCGAAGGCCAGGTGCTGTGGCAGGACGGTCGCGCGCTGACCGCGATCAGCAAGGGTGTGGCGCGCATCGGCGATGACGGCCTGCAGCACTGCCTGAGCCTGACCCGCCGCGACGGTGCGCTGGAATCGCTGCACAGCCCGATGCTGTGCGTGGGCCCGCAGCAGGTGCTGCGCGGCGCGCGCCAGTGGCAGTTCACGGCGGCCAAGGCCGGGCTGGTGCGGCTGCGGCTGCAGTACACCAACCCCAATGGCCCGATCAACACCGGGGTGACCGCTGCGGTGAAGCAGCTGGCGGTGCAGTGCGCCGGCCAGCCCGCGCAGCGCCTGACGGTGACCCTGCCGCACAGCGTGGCCGCGCAGGATTCCACCGCCGCCACCTTCAGCGTGCCCAAGGAACGTTGCACGGTGAAGCTGGAAGAGGGCTTCAACATGAGCGCGCTGCAGCACTTCGCGCACTACACCGGCGGCAAGGGCGGGCGCGATGGCGTGCTCAACCAGGCCCAGGTGCAGGCGCTGAAGGTGGCGCCGGTGGCCGCAGTCGAGGGTAGCCGATGA
- a CDS encoding MFS transporter yields MSRPAKPQLSFWQIWNMCFGFLGIQFGFALQNANASRIFETLGADMESVPGLWIAAPLTGLLVQPVIGYLSDRTWTRWGRRRPFFMIGAVLTTLALLVMPNSPTLWIAAGTLWVLDASINVSMEPFRAFVGDQLAPRQRPTGYAMQSFFIGVGAIVASFLPFILAHFGVANTAAAGEVPDTVRYAFYFGAVVLLAAITWTVVSTREYSPTELAGFDDAEPPAHHAAAAVNGPAPWSQVALWLGVGLLLAVLIAWRQGDKMLYVLAGLCAGYGLLLAVARSLPGTHMLAAIVDDLRAMPITMRRLAWVQFFSWFALFAMWIYTTAAVAGTHFGSTDPQSAAYNEGANWVGVLFGAYNGFAALAALVIPLMVRAVGLRWSHLVNLWLGGAGLISLMFIRDPHWLLLSMVGVGFAWASILSLPYALLSDSVPARKMGVYMGIFNFFIVIPQLVAASALGFALRAWLGGQPMHVLVLGGCSLLLAGVCVLRVPSRSEVV; encoded by the coding sequence ATGAGCCGTCCTGCCAAACCGCAGTTGTCGTTCTGGCAGATCTGGAACATGTGCTTCGGCTTCCTCGGCATCCAGTTTGGTTTTGCCCTGCAGAATGCCAATGCCAGCCGCATCTTCGAAACGCTGGGTGCGGACATGGAGTCGGTGCCGGGGCTGTGGATCGCCGCGCCACTGACCGGTCTGCTGGTGCAGCCAGTGATCGGTTACCTGTCCGACCGCACCTGGACGCGTTGGGGGCGACGCCGGCCGTTCTTCATGATCGGCGCGGTGCTGACCACGCTGGCGCTGCTGGTGATGCCCAATTCGCCCACGCTGTGGATCGCCGCCGGCACGCTGTGGGTGCTCGATGCCTCCATCAACGTGTCGATGGAACCGTTCCGCGCGTTCGTGGGCGACCAGTTGGCACCGCGCCAGCGGCCGACCGGCTACGCCATGCAGAGCTTCTTCATTGGCGTGGGCGCGATCGTGGCCAGCTTCCTGCCGTTCATCCTGGCCCACTTCGGCGTGGCCAATACGGCGGCCGCCGGCGAAGTGCCGGACACGGTGCGCTATGCGTTCTACTTCGGTGCCGTGGTGCTGCTGGCAGCGATCACCTGGACCGTGGTCAGCACGCGTGAGTATTCGCCCACCGAGCTGGCCGGCTTCGATGACGCCGAACCACCGGCACACCACGCCGCGGCCGCAGTGAACGGCCCCGCGCCGTGGTCGCAGGTGGCGCTGTGGCTGGGCGTGGGCCTGCTGCTGGCGGTGCTGATCGCCTGGCGCCAGGGCGACAAGATGCTGTACGTGCTGGCCGGCCTGTGTGCGGGCTACGGCCTGCTGCTGGCGGTGGCCCGCTCGCTGCCGGGCACCCACATGCTGGCGGCGATCGTCGACGATCTGCGCGCAATGCCCATCACCATGCGGCGCCTGGCCTGGGTGCAGTTCTTCTCGTGGTTCGCCTTGTTTGCCATGTGGATCTACACCACGGCCGCAGTGGCCGGCACCCACTTCGGCTCCACCGATCCGCAGTCGGCCGCCTACAACGAAGGTGCCAACTGGGTGGGCGTGCTGTTCGGCGCGTACAACGGCTTTGCCGCGCTGGCCGCGCTGGTCATCCCGTTGATGGTGCGTGCCGTGGGCCTGCGCTGGAGCCATCTGGTGAACCTGTGGCTGGGCGGCGCCGGCCTGATCTCGCTGATGTTCATCCGCGATCCGCACTGGCTGCTGCTGTCGATGGTGGGCGTGGGCTTTGCCTGGGCGTCGATCCTGTCGCTGCCGTATGCCCTGCTGTCTGACAGCGTGCCGGCCAGGAAGATGGGTGTGTACATGGGCATCTTCAATTTCTTCATTGTGATCCCGCAGTTGGTCGCGGCCAGTGCGCTGGGCTTTGCCCTGCGCGCATGGCTGGGCGGCCAGCCGATGCACGTGCTGGTGCTGGGCGGCTGCAGCCTGCTGCTGGCAGGTGTGTGCGTGCTGCGGGTTCCGTCGCGTTCGGAGGTGGTGTGA
- a CDS encoding alpha-amylase family glycosyl hydrolase produces MRAVLPVAVCVALFAGQAVAAPRPAYVGTTEPFASDAVYFVVTDRFVNGDPSNDHRDQGGKHRTFDIPVPCPDKVDGNIGYLGGDFRGVLDNAQYIRNLGFGAVWITPIVDNPDEAFTGSKAISCTSTLTDRGKTGYHGYWGINFYKLDEHLPSKDLDFAGLNKGLHDAGLKVVLDIVGNHGSPAWTMPKRQPQFGQIFDKDGKLVADHQNLPPQKLDPQHNPLHAFYNNIGPVDSKDGSIFDGNLAELSDFNQNNPAVMDYLVGAYLQWTAQGVDALRIDTIGWLPHPWWHEFVSRIRAQHPGMFMFGEAFDYNAASIAEHTWPANANVSVLDFPLRGAMEQTFGTAGKGFETLAEPLHLSGGPYANPYELMSFYDNHDMPRLQASDNGFIDAHNWLFTARGIPVVYYGSETGFMRGRAEHAGNRAYFGQPRVDAAPQSPIFAPLQRIAKLREATPALQRGLQVNERLQGDEAVFLRVLQHGDVAQTALVLLNKGDAAKTFSVERYLQAGTWREALGGGELKVKGRLQTEVPAHGVKVYVLDAPVKQPALQAELDKAMADQQARDQRLGR; encoded by the coding sequence ATGCGTGCTGTGTTGCCTGTTGCTGTCTGTGTAGCCCTGTTTGCTGGCCAGGCCGTGGCCGCGCCGCGCCCGGCGTATGTCGGCACCACCGAGCCGTTCGCCAGCGATGCGGTGTACTTCGTGGTGACCGATCGCTTCGTCAATGGCGATCCATCCAACGACCACCGCGACCAGGGGGGCAAGCACCGCACCTTCGATATTCCGGTGCCGTGCCCGGACAAGGTGGATGGCAACATCGGCTACCTGGGCGGTGACTTCCGCGGCGTGCTGGACAACGCGCAGTACATCCGCAACCTGGGCTTCGGTGCGGTGTGGATCACTCCCATCGTCGACAACCCCGACGAAGCCTTCACCGGCAGCAAGGCGATCAGCTGCACCAGCACGCTGACCGACCGCGGCAAGACCGGCTACCACGGCTACTGGGGCATCAACTTCTACAAGCTCGACGAGCACCTGCCCAGCAAGGATCTGGATTTCGCCGGCCTCAACAAGGGCCTGCACGATGCCGGCCTGAAGGTGGTGCTGGACATCGTCGGCAACCATGGTTCGCCGGCCTGGACCATGCCCAAGCGGCAGCCGCAGTTCGGCCAGATCTTCGACAAGGATGGGAAGCTGGTTGCCGACCACCAGAACCTGCCGCCGCAGAAGCTGGACCCGCAGCACAACCCGCTGCACGCCTTCTACAACAACATCGGCCCGGTCGACAGCAAGGACGGTTCGATCTTCGACGGCAACCTGGCCGAGCTGTCCGACTTCAACCAGAACAATCCGGCGGTGATGGATTATCTGGTGGGGGCGTACCTGCAGTGGACCGCGCAGGGCGTGGATGCGCTGCGCATCGACACCATCGGCTGGCTGCCACACCCGTGGTGGCATGAATTCGTCAGCCGCATCCGGGCGCAGCACCCGGGCATGTTCATGTTCGGCGAAGCCTTCGATTACAACGCGGCCAGCATTGCCGAGCACACCTGGCCAGCCAATGCCAACGTCAGCGTGCTGGATTTCCCACTGCGCGGCGCGATGGAGCAGACCTTCGGCACCGCCGGCAAGGGCTTTGAAACCCTGGCCGAACCGCTGCACCTGAGTGGCGGGCCGTATGCCAACCCGTACGAGCTGATGAGCTTCTACGACAACCACGACATGCCGCGCCTGCAGGCCAGCGACAACGGCTTCATCGACGCGCACAACTGGCTGTTCACCGCACGCGGCATTCCGGTGGTCTATTACGGTTCGGAAACCGGCTTCATGCGCGGCCGTGCCGAACATGCCGGCAACCGCGCCTACTTCGGCCAGCCGCGCGTGGACGCCGCGCCGCAGAGCCCGATCTTCGCGCCGCTGCAGCGCATCGCCAAGCTGCGCGAAGCCACCCCGGCCCTACAGCGCGGCTTGCAGGTGAACGAGCGCCTGCAGGGCGATGAAGCGGTGTTCCTGCGCGTGCTGCAGCACGGCGATGTGGCGCAGACGGCGCTCGTGCTGCTGAACAAGGGCGATGCGGCGAAGACCTTCAGCGTGGAGCGCTACCTGCAGGCCGGCACCTGGCGCGAAGCGCTGGGCGGCGGCGAACTGAAGGTGAAGGGCCGGCTGCAGACCGAAGTACCCGCACACGGGGTGAAGGTCTACGTGCTGGATGCGCCGGTGAAGCAGCCGGCGCTGCAGGCCGAACTGGACAAGGCCATGGCCGACCAGCAGGCGCGGGACCAGCGGCTGGGGCGCTGA
- a CDS encoding SseB family protein: MTDLAPQTPIETLLKAAMDGAVPIRAFMEAFVASEVVLLTGSLVTPDGSGFDPLLFDKQGTLHVAVFTDPARVGIYSQQAPHQIRWRMLDVLRRVPGGYGVVINPGTPLGFEVSPSGVGEILKDFA; this comes from the coding sequence ATGACCGACCTTGCCCCGCAGACCCCGATTGAAACCCTGCTGAAGGCGGCCATGGACGGTGCCGTGCCGATCCGTGCCTTCATGGAAGCCTTCGTCGCCTCCGAGGTGGTGCTGCTGACTGGCAGCCTGGTCACCCCCGACGGCAGCGGCTTCGACCCGCTGCTGTTCGACAAGCAGGGCACCCTGCACGTGGCGGTATTCACCGATCCTGCGCGGGTGGGCATCTACAGCCAGCAGGCGCCGCACCAGATCCGCTGGCGGATGCTGGACGTGCTGCGCCGCGTACCCGGCGGCTACGGCGTGGTGATCAACCCCGGCACCCCGCTGGGCTTCGAGGTTTCCCCGAGCGGCGTGGGCGAGATCCTGAAGGACTTCGCGTAG